The Prionailurus viverrinus isolate Anna chromosome C1, UM_Priviv_1.0, whole genome shotgun sequence DNA window GAAACAGCAGGTGCACAAGGTATTTCCACTGACAATTTGATGGCAATCTCATCTTGAATTAGAGAGGATTCTGGGGATGTTTCCTTCTTGCCCTCATCAGCTTTCAAAGACTCCATGGTGAGGCTCTCATGCTCACCACTGGACTCGTAGGACTCTTCTTTGTCCACAGCCTCCTGGTGCACCAAGTCAGGCTTGGCCACCTTCTCCTTGATTTCTGTCTCACTGGTTTTAGTGCCTTCTTTCATGTGGCCAGGATCAACACTCAGAAACATATCTCCCTCCTGAGGTACTGCAGATGAGGGGGTGAGATCTTGTGTAGCTTCGAGTTGAAGTTCTGTTGCTTTTCCAGCATCTCTGGTCAGTCCTGCAGCCATCTGTCCAAAGTCACTGATTTTAACATCTAATTGAACCTGGTCAGCTTTCTGTGCAATGACATCCAGTTCAGCTTTTTTGGATGGTTCCACCTCAGCTATCTCTGGGACTGAACTAAGACCTGTCTCAGCTTTCTCAGCCGCAGGAGGTGATGTGTCTTTTGATACGGGCAGTTCTTTGGTCGAAGGGTGCTCGTAGGTTACTCCTAATCCAAATGTTTCGACTTTATCACTGGCCTCTTCCGTTGCCTTGGCATGTTCTTTTGCATCAGCATGTTCTTCACTCTTTTCTAGTACAGTATCCAGCTTATCATTAGCTTTCCTCTCCTGATCAAACTCCCTACCCAGTACTGATTTGTCACCAGGGATATGTGGGGATACTTCTTTCTCAGCACCAAACTCATCTTTGACTCTGCCGGCAGCTGCCAATTTTACTTCAATCAACGAAAGGTCTGTGGCTAGATCTCTTCGCATTTTATCATCAGTGCCTTCGTAAAAGGAACCACTCTCCCCTGACAGATTCTCACTGTCTTGAACAGGTGATGGCAGTGGGACagtgtatttattgaacacacaGTAACCCAGGTCTTCCAGCTGACTGTCTGTTTTAACAACAACATGGTTTTCGTCAGTGACAGGGGGCAAGCCGGCGCTACTCTCCTCAACCACAGTCTCTGATGGGACTGATTTCCTCCTGGCAACCTCAGCATCTGCACTCACAGAGGCTAATCTTGACCTTGTGCCTGCCAGGTCTAGCATTTCAGGCAGGTCAGGGGCCATGACAGTGCCATTTTTGTAATAATCTTTGGCTAGGAAAGGTGACTCACACGATGTCTCAACTTGAGCATTTTCCTCTCCGGTAGCTTTTTCTCCCTCTATctgttcttcttcctctttgctttctaCTGGGAAACATGGGGCTTTCTCAAGTGCAGGGGTTGTGGCTGGAAGGTAATCATCTCCTTCATCCATACTTCCGCTAGTGTTCGTTAGAATATCAGAAGCCAGAGGAGAAAGATCATGTCCCCGACCAAAGTTAAATCCAAGGGCTATGGAATCCAGGCAAGACATGGGCAAATTGATTGACATGCTTCTTTGTTCTATTGCAGACCTTCCACCAAGTCCTAAACTCCTGCTTAATGTCAAGTCGTCCTTATTCTTACTGTGGAGATCCCTTTTCTCCCCATATACTTTTGGATCAATAGTAAACATTCTTTCTTGAGGAGAACTGGGTTCTTCAGGCACCTCAGATGGATAACTCTGTGCAAGAGTGCTATACCCTGCTTCTTGTGCTGGAGCACTGGGCTGGGGTTCTTTACCTGCCTGAAGTCCCTTGTCACCGTTTTTATATGCAGGAGATACGGTATCAAAAGGCTCTTGGGCACTTTCTCTTGTGTCACTTAGTTCATAGTAATCACTGCCTGGCTGGATGCTTTTTGTCACTTCTTCTTTCAAGGCAGATGTTTCAAAATACTTGGACATTCCTGACTTATCTTCATAAAATGGCATGTCAAGCTCAGCTGACGTTTCAGCCCCAACCCCTTCAACCTTATGATCTTTATCAGCAACTTTTTCTTGAAAAAGGTCCTGGGTTGCACTCTGTTCACTTACTGCAGCTGGTTCGGTCATGACTTTCTCCAGTGTCTTGGAGGTCATGGCTGAATCTGTAACTGTTTGCTCCAAACTTACAGGGAATGAGTCCTGTTTTAGTGTATCTGTGGTAGTGTCTTGGCCTTTCTGTTCTTCTTTCGAGAGGGTGTGCTCCACGGAGGGCTGAATTatgcctgtttcttcatctgtcagtTTGGGGGGCTCACTCTCTTTTGGCATGGCTTCTTTGTCAGAGATGGTCGTTTTCTCTTCAAGCTTTAGCTGAGACTCCTTTTCAGTAAGTGTAGCTTCCTGTCCACTGAGGGTTGAGATCTCTGTTTTCTGCACACTCTCTTGCTTTATCGcccctttttcttctcctaaTACTTTCTCTGGGACATATTCTTCCACAGTTGGAATGTGGGCATCTTTGGATAAGGTGATTGCTTCTGAGGCTGGTGCTTCTGCCATTTTGTCAGGTTTATCCTTATGAGGCTCTTCAGCTTTAGAACTATCTTTGGCAGTCACTGGGCCACTGGTTTCTTCCAGAGATTTCTTGTCATCTGGCTGCAATAGGGCAGGGGCAAAGGGTGATGCTTCTGCaactatttcattctttatgacaTCTAAAGGAAGAGTGAAGCTTCCAGCCTGAAAGGGACTTGGCATGGGAGAATCAAATTGTTTCCCTTCCCATTTGGGGATATCCTCAAACACATCCTTTCCCTTCATGGGTGTTAGGGGGCCAGGTGATATGGGAGCAGCTAAACCCCACTCATCTTTTTTTGCTTCTACTGGCATTTCGATGAACCAGTCCTTTTGCTCTTTTGGAGCTGGGGGCTCTGCAGAGAGGTCAATACCAGGCACCACCAGGCTGGGTTCTGTCTTCTGTTTCATGTCTTCCAGCCCGGCACCAAGAGCATGCCCAAACAGGGCGGTgggtgctttttcttcttctgtgccTTGCATGTCCTTTTTATCAGGGGAAGTTTTAGTCGTCTCAGGCTGAGAAGCTAAGGCAGCATGTTTAAGGTCTTCACCAGGCTTACTTTGTTCCTCtgactccttttccttcttgtccAATGGCTCAGCTGGGGAGGGAGTCAATTCCTGCTGATCATGGAACTCCATCTTCGAGGCTGGAAGTAAACCTGAAGTAATTGGgttgatttttaaacaaataataggCAAATGCTTTCAGGCAGTAagcttaaaattatattttgaagtgACAAATGAATGGTagggtaaacaaaacaaaacaaaacaaaacaaaatgaaactatgGAACATGCAAGCATGCTacccatttaaaaatcaatatgaaaatgtCAGGACTGAGATATATTTGTACTGCTAAAATGGACTCCTGTTGAGAATCTATGCATACAGGAATTGTAGTTAAGTGTGTAGTTTGAAtactcctttctcctttatttgGTCTTTCCTAAATAGTATGTCATGTATATTGTAGTGGAAAAAAATTTCATGTGCCTTCTACAGacaaaaatcataaattaaagaatattgaATAAGTCAGTAACATTATggtataaaaatacattaaggaCTAAATATGAAAAAGGATGAATGTCTActgaacttttcatttttgttctcgTTTAAAAATGAACTGGCAGGCCATGGGCAGAGTGCCAATTAATTCATAATAAGTATCAATAGTTTCAATTACCTTGATTTACACATGCCAGGGCCAATTTTTTGAACACTGAAAGGTTACTGACATAAGTTTTTAGAGATCATCTGAGATTAAATTtcaggaatataaataaatatttatgatatttatctataaatatattttatataaatatttataatgtaaataaatatttgctattcaCTTTATATGATATGACCTAAAAGTTGACAAATCAATTTGTACCACAAATTCAAAATTCTTAATTCCTAATCATTTTAGTTAACCTACAtgacaaatataagaaaatcttAATTATACTGTTAACACTGGGATGTCATGTGAATACACATTTCAAAAAGAGTCAGTTATTATAACATCTTTCTCTCCCTGGTCATGACCTCATTCTCTGGAACATGACTAATGATAAGACACTAAGTAGTATTGGCTTTAAAGATGCTTCCCAGAAATTAAACAACTCTTTTTTCAATTTCAGTTTGTTCACTAACCCGAAAGGTTTTAGAGTCTCACTTTTGTCACAGGTATTTCACTGTGATCTTTAGGGCTAAATGTAATTATCTGGAAAAGATTTGGGGCAAATAAGAAAATTCAGTCATCTCTCGAAGAGCAAGTGTATGGGTCATCATTACCTTATATACTTGTGTGTCCTGTTGtaacaatagaaaagaaatactttatgaACTTCTAATAAAGGTTAGATGAATGAAAACTCAAGAGATATGGTGATGGTCAAAGAGGTTGGCTGCCATGGAGAGGAAATGATATGAGAAGCATCAGCAGGAGCTTTTAAGGAAACCAAACCAGTATTCATCGAAGCATAAAAAATATAGCACACTGCGGttgcaaacaaaaacaattctaCCATTTAAGCCTCTATGTGCCAAAATCCAACTCTACGATTTGAAAGAAAAGCGTATGaatcgctgtctcaaaaataaaaataaaaatatacatgtattagCAATGTGACTGGCAAACACTTGAGATGAGGGGGCGGACAAAAAGCTCACACAGCATCGTCAGCCTGGCCGCAAAGCGTATCGTATCATGGCAAAGTAAAACCAAGAATCAGCTGCAGCGGTGGAAAACCTAGCTGCCACACAGCACCTGTGCAAGCCACACTCTGCCCATCAAACCTAAAACAGTGGTCTTGGGACCATGAGAAGACCAAGCAATGGAATAGCATTGGAAAGGCATCAGGTTGGTAAGCTGCCGGAGAGATCATTTGCAACAAAACACATGCAAATCCTAGGAAAGACACACCTTCCCCAGCAGAGGAAGGGATTTTTACTTCTGGAGACACCTCCGAGACCTCTTTTACACTTTTCTCCTGTGGGGCCCCTGCTGGGGCACTCTCTTCAGGAACTATTTGGGCCTCCGCACTAGACTCCACTTGGCCCTCACTGAGGCCCTTGGGTTGGTCTGAGGCCTTGGCAGCCCCGCACTCTTTCCCAGGAAGAGTGGCAGGTTTCTCTTCCTCAGCCATTGTTCCCTCTAGCGTTTCTTCTTCTTAGGGATGAAAAAGATGTTGACATCATGACCACAGAACAATACACAAAATGGCAGAAATATCATTCAAGGAACACTTTCAGCTCCATTATGTTGACCTCACCAGAACCTCTTTTCCCATTTGGATGAGCAAATTAATATTCTAATGCAATGTGCATTATGTATTGCTTgggaaattattatatataatctgCTAATAATGATGCCTTTTACACTCTTGATAAaagactgtttttttaaaaacttgagagCTGAAAGGGTTTTATTGCTCTATTACCCTTGGTGGAAATGGCAGGAAGTGGCACATGTATAGAAAGCTCGCTGGAAATAAGAGATGATGCTGCTGGACGATGGATGATCATGAAAAGATAGATGCATAGATGTACTGAAAAATACCTTTACATTTGTTAGACACCTGCTGTTTTCTCCAATGCAGTAAGCCCCTACATATGAATTTCTTATTACTTTACTTAAACCATGCAAACTTCAGTGAAGAAtctttgggaattaaaaaaaacacctggtCTCAAAATGATAGCCACCAACTACCTTAACAGCTTTATCATGGAATCCatcaaaactattttatttagtatttaaaagCAGAAGTATTTACTATTTAAAGCTTCAGACTGTactttaatttgtttaatatttttaaggcaaatgacttcctgattcaatttattttaccTTCCTTGCATCACGTGGTATCAGAGAATGGGTAAGCAAAATATTGTGAAAAACAAGGTCCAGGTAAAATGTAATCTTCCCACTTAGAAAAGTCTACCTCTGGGACACAACTGTTACCCTATTGCTGAAACCCTTAAAATACCAATAATGTAGTTCATGTATACTTCTCTTTGATCCTGAATAAGAAAATGTGCATATTACCTATAAAGTCTTATTTCTgcaattcaaaacaaaaccaccaagaTAACTGAATGGCAACTAAACTGCCAAAATATCCTCCCAAAAGATGTATACCACATgggaaaatgttaacaattaaaaTGTAGACAGCACACTTATGAAGGCCATGAATTGTCGTGTTTATTTGCTTCTCATTTGCACTTCAAATACCaataaaataaatcccatttTATTCCTTAAGAAATTAGAGGGAGATATATAAGCTGTTTTATAGTTCTCCATATGAAAGATTCTTATGAAATTCTCATGAAACAATTATACGTTATTTAAATGGCCTGGTGAGAAAGACGacagatggaaaggaaaggaattttcttttcttttcttttcttttcttttcttttcttttcttttcttttcttttttgagaaatattaaaattcttgggtgggggaggggagagaaatacTTCATCTATTTCCTCCCATTTAGCACCCAGccactttcatttttatcatttaattatataagtaacattttaaaatttcagactcCAAATTATTATTAAGGCCATTTTTACGATGCATAGAATTAGAGATTTTGATTACAGATGAGACTTTTAAAGTCACCTTGTTGTATAAAGTCTAATCAATTTAATCGACATGTTTTCCAAATCTACATAACCTTTTAgctttccctttccttatttCCTATAAATCATGTTTATTTCCACTGCACTTGTCCTTTATTCAAAATTTCACATATTTCTCTTAATTGTGGTAAGTTCACGCTATTGGAAGAACTTAGTATGGGTTAGATTTCTCTGTCAGAGTGTCTGAGCCATTGGGGttctttgttttccaaagcacCCTTGAAGAAGTTTATTATCATGAATGTAGCTGGTAAGCTATGAATTTATTCCCTGTTGCCTTGGAACTATCGGCCCTTACATTAAATGCTGTCTCATATGAAAATAAACTCTTCACGCAAACAAGTCATTTCTCCCTATTTGAGAATAACCTCTTCACCTatgcaaaaaatgtttttagctctaattttgttttcctttacaaaaCTACCTAATTAGAATGAGATAAATTGCAGCCCACCACCCACATTTTTTACCCTCATCACAGCCAGTTATACACTAGGGTCTTCTGGCTTTATGAGGGTGGGATGATGACAAAGGCTGTGGATCAGTTCCTTCACTTTAGCCCAGGTCTGCTGATGTTAGCCAATATTCAGTCACCTGGGGGAGCCTCTCTACTTTCTGTAGAGGATTAAGTGTTTTGGAgaaatacattcattttgtaaCATTAATTCTGTTCCAAACAGATTCACAATCTTTCCCTTCTAAAGAGCTATTGTATTAACATGGCACTAAAAAGAAGGCTAATTCTATTTAAGTCTGGTCCTAGTAATATTATGTatccaaagaggaaaaattatataCAGGATCCTCTTCTTCAGTTTGAGTAAGAGGATATATTCTTCCCCCACTGATTTATTTACAGGGAGCAGAAAGGAGCCAAACTTTAATTGAACTCCTTTTGCTCCCTCCATTTCACTCCCCCATCTTTTTTGCCTTCTTCTCAGAAGcaatgatacagaaaaagaaaacactcacATGCCTCAAATAAGGCTTCTTGTACATGAGGTATTTCGCTAGACATACAAACTATATAGGGACTTCACTTTCATGTGGAAAAAACAGGctctttcccctcccaccccacatacAAAGGTACACTTAGTATGATGCATGTGGTCAAAGCtgcaggctggggaggaggagcaaAAAGGGACCATGCTTGGTTCACCTTTCTCCTGGCCTAAGTGGGCCTCTGCACTCTGCGCTGGGACACTGGGGAGCACACTAGAGGTAGTCCATTGTGAGCTGAACAAAGGATGCTCATAGTACTCCTCATCGGAATTGCAAGGGTCATCATCAGGCACAGATACCGAGATGGAGGGGGCTAGGAGCCTACGCCTCTCCCCGCTGGTGGCAGGTTCATGGCTGGGGAACCTGTGTAGAGGACCCACTTGATCCTCAGCCCCTTCATCTacaaacagacacacaggaaGAAACTGCAGGGAGAACTGGACAAGACAGACACAAGATCAGACGAACGAGACAAACACCTGCACAAGGACACAATGGGCTACAGAACCAGCAGAGCGGGATGGAGGGGAATTAGCAAGACCAAGCTGATGGAGGATGGGAGAGAGTGAATGTTTCATGCTTCAGCAGCCACTGAATTTACACTATGCCTTAGGTAACCTTGCCATTGATTTAATAAATCAAATGCGCTAACACCCTTTACTGTATACATAATAGAAATGGTCTATACATTCCCCTCAAACAAGTCAGAATAACCACAAAAACACTGGAATAGAAACAAAGCATTACAATACAAAAGCAGTATTTGGAAGAAATGTTTTCAAGCAGGTTCTTTTCATGCTTCTGTCAATATTTTTAtgagttaaaaaagaagaaaagtgttaGGACCTGATGCTATACAATTATAGAGGAAAACAGTCCTGTTAAAGCACAACCTTAATTATCTAGGATGCTCACATAGTTAGCACTttggttaatttaattttttgttaatgacTTTCACCAGAAAGCCATTTTTAATTCCAATCCAGTTGAGAAAAATCTATAGTGTATTATTCTTTCCTGTCTTGCTAAGGAGAGCACAGTGGCATAGCTCCTTAGATCTTTCTTTGGATGCCAAATCCTAGCGGTGTCCCTTCTAACACTGGTTCTCATTTGCATGACTGTGAAGGTAGCCGGTTTTAAGAAAGTCCCTAACAATataaatcatttccttttctttttcttctgaaagtgTAAAAGTGATATAATTAGCTGAGAAGTTCCACAGAGCTGGATTCAGATTCACCAAGACTTTATTCTATGTGATTTCATTTGCACCTCTGGCTCTTGgctgtctttatattttaaaccCTCATTGCATATTTCTCATTGAAATGCTAAAAGAACTGCTCTCACTTCTATCCTTTCCAGTGTCTTGGCTTAGAAATCAgccttatttaaatatatgtccTTAAAAACACAAGTGTAGGTTAGTCTGCTCGCACTTGGATTCTGGTATATTTCGTGAGCTTTAAGGATGATGACAGCAAACAATATTCAGCTTCTGATGTGGTATGCACACTACATCTCAGGCCTACATGACAGGTTACTGAACTTGCTAATCACTATTTGTTTACTTATAGAgagaaataagttttaaatttcataacTTTCAATAATAAGAATGATTAAGATTTACTGAAAGTCTGTGTATCTatctgtataatttttatttctatcaaaaCTTAAGCAGATGGATTAgagcatttatttgaaaatgcactgtatttttagggcagtaacTAATTTTCAGCAACAAAGTCCTGCCAACTGGAAATAAATCTGAAATCATAAGGAtactaaaataacattttatagagGGAATGCTTTTAATCTTTTGAGCACATTATTTACTGATTGTTCCATGTTATATTTTTTGGGGCTGGGTGCTCAGAACTTTCTCAGCCATGATGCTTATTATATCAGGGGGTAGCAGAAGACTAAAATTACATTTGATATTCTTAGTTCAACTCGGCACGATTTCTCAGCTGAGCAGATAATTGACTGAGATAATTGGCCTACAACACTGGCTGAATCATAAGCCCCGGGCTTGTCACATGTCCTAGCCATTCATATTTCCTCCAGGACTCCTTAAGGCTCTAAACACCTCATGTACGCAAGTTACTTCTAAAACTTCCAATATGCTCAATAGATTGCATGGACTATCAATAAGTGAAAATGGCATATTTGTCTCTCTGCTTTTCAACATTTTCTGGGGAGTAGGGGTTAACTATaatgtaaaatgaaagaatttaaa harbors:
- the MAP2 gene encoding microtubule-associated protein 2 isoform X1, which translates into the protein MADDRKDEAKAPHWTSAQLTEASAHPHPPEIKDQGGAGEGLVRSANGFPYREDEEGAFGEHGSQSTYSDTKENGINGELTSADRETAEEVSARIVQVVTAEAVAVLKGEQEKEAEHKVQPAALPLAAEETPNLPPSPPPSPASEQTVTVEEGLLPASKMEFHDQQELTPSPAEPLDKKEKESEEQSKPGEDLKHAALASQPETTKTSPDKKDMQGTEEEKAPTALFGHALGAGLEDMKQKTEPSLVVPGIDLSAEPPAPKEQKDWFIEMPVEAKKDEWGLAAPISPGPLTPMKGKDVFEDIPKWEGKQFDSPMPSPFQAGSFTLPLDVIKNEIVAEASPFAPALLQPDDKKSLEETSGPVTAKDSSKAEEPHKDKPDKMAEAPASEAITLSKDAHIPTVEEYVPEKVLGEEKGAIKQESVQKTEISTLSGQEATLTEKESQLKLEEKTTISDKEAMPKESEPPKLTDEETGIIQPSVEHTLSKEEQKGQDTTTDTLKQDSFPVSLEQTVTDSAMTSKTLEKVMTEPAAVSEQSATQDLFQEKVADKDHKVEGVGAETSAELDMPFYEDKSGMSKYFETSALKEEVTKSIQPGSDYYELSDTRESAQEPFDTVSPAYKNGDKGLQAGKEPQPSAPAQEAGYSTLAQSYPSEVPEEPSSPQERMFTIDPKVYGEKRDLHSKNKDDLTLSRSLGLGGRSAIEQRSMSINLPMSCLDSIALGFNFGRGHDLSPLASDILTNTSGSMDEGDDYLPATTPALEKAPCFPVESKEEEEQIEGEKATGEENAQVETSCESPFLAKDYYKNGTVMAPDLPEMLDLAGTRSRLASVSADAEVARRKSVPSETVVEESSAGLPPVTDENHVVVKTDSQLEDLGYCVFNKYTVPLPSPVQDSENLSGESGSFYEGTDDKMRRDLATDLSLIEVKLAAAGRVKDEFGAEKEVSPHIPGDKSVLGREFDQERKANDKLDTVLEKSEEHADAKEHAKATEEASDKVETFGLGVTYEHPSTKELPVSKDTSPPAAEKAETGLSSVPEIAEVEPSKKAELDVIAQKADQVQLDVKISDFGQMAAGLTRDAGKATELQLEATQDLTPSSAVPQEGDMFLSVDPGHMKEGTKTSETEIKEKVAKPDLVHQEAVDKEESYESSGEHESLTMESLKADEGKKETSPESSLIQDEIAIKLSVEIPCAPAVSEADLAPDERADVQMEFIQQPKEESKEAPDISVTPSDVTEPLPKAIGAEPAEAQSEEEEIEARGEYDKLLFRSDTLQITDLGIAGVREEFVETCPGEHKGVIESVVTIEDDFITVVQTTTEEGESGSHSVRFAALEQPEVERRPSPHAEEELEVEEAAEAQAEPKDGSPEAPASPEREEVALSEYKTETYDDYKDETTIDDSIMDADSLWVDTQDDDRSIMTEQLETIPKEEKAEKEARRPSLEKHRKEKPFKTGRGRISTPERKIAKKEPSTVSRDEVRRKKAVYKKAELAKKTEVQAHSPSRKFILKPAIKYTRPTHLSCVKRKTTATGGETTQASSVFKQAKDKVSNSTLSKIPAFQGSSKSPRCSSACLSTSKRATFSDSFSIKPTSAGSTDRLPFSESGNKDGVTKSPEKRSSLPRPSSILPPRRGVSGDREENSFSLNSSISSSARRTTRSEPIRRAGKSGTSTPTTPGSTAITPGTPPSYSSRTPGTPGTPSYPRTPHTPGTPKSAILVPSEKKVAIIRTPPKSPATPKQLRLINQPLPDLKNVKSKIGSTDNIKYQPKGGQVRILNKKIDFSKVQSRCGSKDNIKHSAGGGNVQIVTKKIDLSHVTSKCGSLKNIRHRPGGGRVKIESVKLDFKEKAQAKVGSLDNAHHVPGGGNVKIDSQKLNFREHAKARVDHGAEIITQSPGRSSVASPRRLSNVSSSGSINLLESPQLATLAEDVTAALAKQGL
- the MAP2 gene encoding microtubule-associated protein 2 isoform X10; the encoded protein is MEFHDQQELTPSPAEPLDKKEKESEEQSKPGEDLKHAALASQPETTKTSPDKKDMQGTEEEKAPTALFGHALGAGLEDMKQKTEPSLVVPGIDLSAEPPAPKEQKDWFIEMPVEAKKDEWGLAAPISPGPLTPMKGKDVFEDIPKWEGKQFDSPMPSPFQAGSFTLPLDVIKNEIVAEASPFAPALLQPDDKKSLEETSGPVTAKDSSKAEEPHKDKPDKMAEAPASEAITLSKDAHIPTVEEYVPEKVLGEEKGAIKQESVQKTEISTLSGQEATLTEKESQLKLEEKTTISDKEAMPKESEPPKLTDEETGIIQPSVEHTLSKEEQKGQDTTTDTLKQDSFPVSLEQTVTDSAMTSKTLEKVMTEPAAVSEQSATQDLFQEKVADKDHKVEGVGAETSAELDMPFYEDKSGMSKYFETSALKEEVTKSIQPGSDYYELSDTRESAQEPFDTVSPAYKNGDKGLQAGKEPQPSAPAQEAGYSTLAQSYPSEVPEEPSSPQERMFTIDPKVYGEKRDLHSKNKDDLTLSRSLGLGGRSAIEQRSMSINLPMSCLDSIALGFNFGRGHDLSPLASDILTNTSGSMDEGDDYLPATTPALEKAPCFPVESKEEEEQIEGEKATGEENAQVETSCESPFLAKDYYKNGTVMAPDLPEMLDLAGTRSRLASVSADAEVARRKSVPSETVVEESSAGLPPVTDENHVVVKTDSQLEDLGYCVFNKYTVPLPSPVQDSENLSGESGSFYEGTDDKMRRDLATDLSLIEVKLAAAGRVKDEFGAEKEVSPHIPGDKSVLGREFDQERKANDKLDTVLEKSEEHADAKEHAKATEEASDKVETFGLGVTYEHPSTKELPVSKDTSPPAAEKAETGLSSVPEIAEVEPSKKAELDVIAQKADQVQLDVKISDFGQMAAGLTRDAGKATELQLEATQDLTPSSAVPQEGDMFLSVDPGHMKEGTKTSETEIKEKVAKPDLVHQEAVDKEESYESSGEHESLTMESLKADEGKKETSPESSLIQDEIAIKLSVEIPCAPAVSEADLAPDERADVQMEFIQQPKEESKEAPDISVTPSDVTEPLPKAIGAEPAEAQSEEEEIEARGEYDKLLFRSDTLQITDLGIAGVREEFVETCPGEHKGVIESVVTIEDDFITVVQTTTEEGESGSHSVRFAALEQPEVERRPSPHAEEELEVEEAAEAQAEPKDGSPEAPASPEREEVALSEYKTETYDDYKDETTIDDSIMDADSLWVDTQDDDRSIMTEQLETIPKEEKAEKEARRPSLEKHRKEKPFKTGRGRISTPERKIAKKEPSTVSRDEVRRKKAVYKKAELAKKTEVQAHSPSRKFILKPAIKYTRPTHLSCVKRKTTATGGETTQASSVFKQAKDKVSNSTLSKIPAFQGSSKSPRCSSACLSTSKRATFSDSFSIKPTSAGSTDRLPFSESGNKDGVTKSPEKRSSLPRPSSILPPRRGVSGDREENSFSLNSSISSSARRTTRSEPIRRAGKSGTSTPTTPGSTAITPGTPPSYSSRTPGTPGTPSYPRTPHTPGTPKSAILVPSEKKVAIIRTPPKSPATPKQLRLINQPLPDLKNVKSKIGSTDNIKYQPKGGQVRILNKKIDFSKVQSRCGSKDNIKHSAGGGNVQIVTKKIDLSHVTSKCGSLKNIRHRPGGGRVKIESVKLDFKEKAQAKVGSLDNAHHVPGGGNVKIDSQKLNFREHAKARVDHGAEIITQSPGRSSVASPRRLSNVSSSGSINLLESPQLATLAEDVTAALAKQGL
- the MAP2 gene encoding microtubule-associated protein 2 isoform X2; the encoded protein is MADDRKDEAKAPHWTSAQLTEASAHPHPPEIKDQGGAGEGLVRSANGFPYREDEEGAFGEHGSQSTYSDTKENGINGELTSADRETAEEVSARIVQVVTAEAVAVLKGEQEKEAEHKVQPAALPLAAEETPNLPPSPPPSPASEQTVTVEEGLLPASKMEFHDQQELTPSPAEPLDKKEKESEEQSKPGEDLKHAALASQPETTKTSPDKKDMQGTEEEKAPTALFGHALGAGLEDMKQKTEPSLVVPGIDLSAEPPAPKEQKDWFIEMPVEAKKDEWGLAAPISPGPLTPMKGKDVFEDIPKWEGKQFDSPMPSPFQAGSFTLPLDVIKNEIVAEASPFAPALLQPDDKKSLEETSGPVTAKDSSKAEEPHKDKPDKMAEAPASEAITLSKDAHIPTVEEYVPEKVLGEEKGAIKQESVQKTEISTLSGQEATLTEKESQLKLEEKTTISDKEAMPKESEPPKLTDEETGIIQPSVEHTLSKEEQKGQDTTTDTLKQDSFPVSLEQTVTDSAMTSKTLEKVMTEPAAVSEQSATQDLFQEKVADKDHKVEGVGAETSAELDMPFYEDKSGMSKYFETSALKEEVTKSIQPGSDYYELSDTRESAQEPFDTVSPAYKNGDKGLQAGKEPQPSAPAQEAGYSTLAQSYPSEVPEEPSSPQERMFTIDPKVYGEKRDLHSKNKDDLTLSRSLGLGGRSAIEQRSMSINLPMSCLDSIALGFNFGRGHDLSPLASDILTNTSGSMDEGDDYLPATTPALEKAPCFPVESKEEEEQIEGEKATGEENAQVETSCESPFLAKDYYKNGTVMAPDLPEMLDLAGTRSRLASVSADAEVARRKSVPSETVVEESSAGLPPVTDENHVVVKTDSQLEDLGYCVFNKYTVPLPSPVQDSENLSGESGSFYEGTDDKMRRDLATDLSLIEVKLAAAGRVKDEFGAEKEVSPHIPGDKSVLGREFDQERKANDKLDTVLEKSEEHADAKEHAKATEEASDKVETFGLGVTYEHPSTKELPVSKDTSPPAAEKAETGLSSVPEIAEVEPSKKAELDVIAQKADQVQLDVKISDFGQMAAGLTRDAGKATELQLEATQDLTPSSAVPQEGDMFLSVDPGHMKEGTKTSETEIKEKVAKPDLVHQEAVDKEESYESSGEHESLTMESLKADEGKKETSPESSLIQDEIAIKLSVEIPCAPAVSEADLAPDERADVQMEFIQQPKEESKEAPDISVTPSDVTEPLPKAIGAEPAEAQSEEEEIEARGEYDKLLFRSDTLQITDLGIAGVREEFVETCPGEHKGVIESVVTIEDDFITVVQTTTEEGESGSHSVRFAALEQPEVERRPSPHAEEELEVEEAAEAQAEPKDGSPEAPASPEREEVALSEYKTETYDDYKDETTIDDSIMDADSLWVDTQDDDRSIMTEQLETIPKEEKAEKEARRPSLEKHRKEKPFKTGRGRISTPERKIAKKEPSTVSRDEVRRKKVYKKAELAKKTEVQAHSPSRKFILKPAIKYTRPTHLSCVKRKTTATGGETTQASSVFKQAKDKVSNSTLSKIPAFQGSSKSPRCSSACLSTSKRATFSDSFSIKPTSAGSTDRLPFSESGNKDGVTKSPEKRSSLPRPSSILPPRRGVSGDREENSFSLNSSISSSARRTTRSEPIRRAGKSGTSTPTTPGSTAITPGTPPSYSSRTPGTPGTPSYPRTPHTPGTPKSAILVPSEKKVAIIRTPPKSPATPKQLRLINQPLPDLKNVKSKIGSTDNIKYQPKGGQVRILNKKIDFSKVQSRCGSKDNIKHSAGGGNVQIVTKKIDLSHVTSKCGSLKNIRHRPGGGRVKIESVKLDFKEKAQAKVGSLDNAHHVPGGGNVKIDSQKLNFREHAKARVDHGAEIITQSPGRSSVASPRRLSNVSSSGSINLLESPQLATLAEDVTAALAKQGL